In Bacteroidales bacterium, one DNA window encodes the following:
- a CDS encoding EutN/CcmL family microcompartment protein, whose product MILGKVVGTVVCNKKNDSISGARYLLIDKCNQQCVTKGDYLVALDLVSAGNGEMVIISESSSARETEDTFNKPVDALIVGIVDLIDENETIVYKK is encoded by the coding sequence ATGATACTAGGAAAAGTTGTTGGAACGGTTGTTTGTAATAAAAAAAACGATAGCATTTCTGGAGCGCGATATTTATTAATTGATAAGTGTAATCAGCAATGCGTTACGAAAGGAGATTACCTTGTCGCCCTAGATTTGGTTAGCGCTGGAAACGGAGAAATGGTTATAATTTCGGAAAGTTCCTCTGCTAGAGAAACTGAAGATACTTTTAACAAACCCGTTGATGCCTTGATTGTTGGTATCGTTGATTTGATAGATGAAAATGAAACGATAGTTTATAAGAAGTGA
- a CDS encoding EutN/CcmL family microcompartment protein, with the protein MILARVVGTVVSSHKSEKIEGIKFLLLEKIDPITMKGKGDFVVSMDSVGAGTGEVVFYVSGSSARFTNVTEGRPTDSAVIAIVDFIEKDGVYTFQKNS; encoded by the coding sequence ATGATATTAGCCAGGGTAGTTGGTACTGTTGTTTCAAGTCATAAGTCAGAAAAAATCGAAGGAATAAAATTCCTGCTGCTTGAGAAAATCGACCCTATAACCATGAAAGGCAAAGGAGATTTTGTTGTTTCAATGGACAGCGTTGGTGCTGGAACAGGGGAGGTTGTTTTTTATGTATCCGGTAGTAGTGCTCGATTTACTAACGTAACCGAAGGTAGACCAACAGATTCTGCTGTTATTGCAATTGTTGATTTTATTGAGAAGGACGGTGTTTATACTTTTCAGAAAAACAGTTAA
- a CDS encoding BMC domain-containing protein, giving the protein MSDNSSEALGMIETKGFAAMVEASDAMVKAAKVELIGYEKIGGGYVTAIVRGDVASVRAAVDAGVKAAEKVGEIVSTHIIPRPHGNVDSALPLGRNQVSKK; this is encoded by the coding sequence ATGAGCGATAATAGTTCAGAAGCATTAGGAATGATTGAAACAAAAGGTTTTGCCGCTATGGTTGAGGCTTCAGATGCAATGGTAAAAGCCGCAAAGGTTGAATTAATTGGCTACGAAAAAATTGGTGGTGGTTATGTAACCGCTATTGTTCGTGGTGATGTTGCTTCTGTTAGAGCAGCCGTTGATGCAGGCGTTAAAGCAGCCGAAAAGGTTGGTGAAATTGTTTCCACACATATTATTCCTAGACCTCATGGAAACGTTGACTCTGCTTTACCTCTTGGAAGAAATCAGGTTAGTAAAAAATAG
- a CDS encoding BMC domain-containing protein has protein sequence MENNEMNALGMIETKGFAAMVEASDAMVKAAKVELIGYEKIGGGYVTAIVRGDVASVRAAVDAGVKAAEKVGEVVSTHIIPRPHANVDSALPLGGKIVKKGK, from the coding sequence ATGGAAAACAATGAAATGAATGCATTGGGTATGATTGAAACCAAAGGTTTTGCAGCTATGGTTGAAGCCTCAGATGCTATGGTCAAAGCGGCAAAGGTCGAATTAATAGGATATGAAAAAATTGGTGGTGGATATGTAACCGCTATTGTTCGAGGAGATGTTGCATCAGTAAGAGCAGCCGTAGATGCAGGAGTAAAAGCAGCCGAAAAGGTTGGTGAGGTTGTGTCTACACACATTATTCCAAGACCACATGCTAATGTAGATAGTGCGCTTCCGCTAGGTGGTAAAATTGTTAAAAAGGGAAAATAA
- a CDS encoding nucleotide pyrophosphohydrolase, which produces MNDLTIREAQQMVDDWIKKHGVRYFNELTNMAILTEEVGEVARIISRQYGEQSFKAGEDSSKLGEELADVLFVLICLANQTGINLTDALNKSLEKKTNRDSSRHNNNPKLF; this is translated from the coding sequence ATGAATGATTTAACTATTCGGGAAGCACAACAAATGGTTGATGACTGGATAAAAAAACATGGTGTTAGATATTTTAACGAGCTCACCAATATGGCGATATTGACCGAAGAAGTGGGCGAAGTTGCTCGAATAATTTCAAGGCAGTATGGTGAGCAATCATTCAAGGCAGGAGAAGATTCCTCGAAACTTGGAGAGGAACTTGCTGATGTTCTTTTTGTTTTAATTTGTCTTGCAAACCAAACGGGAATAAATCTTACCGATGCTTTAAACAAAAGTCTCGAAAAAAAAACAAACAGAGACTCTTCAAGACATAATAATAATCCAAAACTTTTTTAA
- a CDS encoding D-tyrosyl-tRNA(Tyr) deacylase — translation MRVVIQRVNEASVSINGCVKGCIKKGLLLLIGIEQSDTNEDVVWLSGKIAKLRIFDDNQGIMNLSVQEISGEILVVSQFTLHAKTKKGNRPSYVQAAPPEIAIPLYNNFVKQIEQEVGKTISTGEFGARMIVSLVNDGPVTIIIDSKNRE, via the coding sequence ATGAGAGTTGTTATTCAACGGGTAAATGAAGCCTCTGTTTCAATAAATGGTTGTGTTAAGGGATGTATTAAAAAAGGATTACTTTTACTTATAGGTATAGAGCAATCCGATACGAATGAAGATGTGGTTTGGCTGAGCGGAAAAATTGCTAAACTTAGAATATTCGATGATAATCAAGGGATAATGAACCTTTCTGTTCAGGAAATTAGTGGCGAAATCCTTGTTGTAAGCCAATTTACCCTTCATGCCAAAACAAAAAAAGGAAATCGCCCTTCATATGTTCAAGCAGCACCTCCCGAAATAGCGATCCCTCTTTATAATAATTTTGTGAAGCAAATTGAGCAAGAAGTTGGAAAAACAATTTCTACTGGTGAATTTGGTGCAAGGATGATTGTATCTCTAGTGAACGATGGCCCGGTGACAATAATAATTGATTCAAAAAATAGAGAGTAA
- a CDS encoding T9SS type A sorting domain-containing protein: MRVFLYSIFFVALSNLTFAQVKEISLAKRHNATSSISKSNSGIKLTFNHDNLLSKTINENDGNSYTDIWIKGSYPMGELGTPKLPAYKKLIRIPKGSKPVLKVLSYSEELINLKDKGISGSLYPNQPSVRKDQDPTKTKFEIRKDVYSKTSFSNSPIATIEILGDLRSATIARLTISPIDYNPGNGLIKVYNDISVDISFADINSQSVDDVFKAKTYSPYFDVVYRSLLESSTSTYINHPDLTKYPVKMLIVSDRAFEQTLQPFIEWKKLKGFDVKTVYTDIIGNSADQIKLYIQQEYNSATPESPAPTFLVIVGDVQQVPASATGSSTSYATDLYYASVDGDMFPDMYYGRLSATTPSQLANIINKVIYYEKYQFEDPRYLNNVTLIAGVDDSWNFKVGQPQIKYATANYFNSGHGFNTVNEFGVTTDPNNPIASSSYSGCYDASKISVGFINYTAHGSETSWVEPNLSNVTISGFSNTNKYPLAIGNCCLSGNFGTTECLGEAWIRAQNKGAVTYIGSCPNTFWLEDFYWAVGAFPMVGENNGYVPTSQETTTGMYDATFVSSYVTTGAMLFAGNLAVTEVNIQGYPNTGSSALYYWQAYNILGDPSIMPYFTEAEPNQVFHNSTITVGENAFSVNALENSYIAISMNNQLIGTSFVSKTGDVSIPITPISSTGDLIVVITRPQTIPQIDTIHAISPTGPFLLLDSYSIDDHLSNNNKKADYNETFSTNLKIKNIGVDDATSVKIKILGTDDHISINGNDSIDVANISHNEGLNILDIPAAFSFKVNENVPDQYIAIFTLNIYSNQGIWTSKLRILLNSPILSFGDITIDDSSAGGNNDSLLNIGETAKALIRVTNKGHALAKDLSFQAIIPDSIKNILTLSNILTEPFSLDAYSFSSVPFRVAVNPILQTELSLPITLNITVLHPSGLSKSFEKIIKISAKDSVKISNDTLKTCYTYFYDTGGKNGNYKNLEDKTITFTAQKENCFLKVKFLAFSTELNYDFLSIFDGPNLTSREITGSPFSGATSPCEIISSGRSLTIRFKSDDSNVSTGWIATVECVEPQIPNCVSSPTPLDGEQSVQSGILTWSPTQYGTFYDVYMGLSPSNLTYAGRVEKPEFDFKPEKSKTYYWKILPGNLVGINNSACSTWSFTTDAIASSSSISMSTNTIAVDTMLFYDSGGALLNYSNNENHTLTFKPKYSGTYVNAQFLSFTVEGDNCKWDKLTVYDGLTTSSPILGSYCSTNTPGIIQSGNTDGALTFQFQSDDNTTFSGWKAIVKSTGAVIFKTLTIKVQSNSTPIANASVNIGGVIKATDNNGYAYFTIASGDLSISVNVPGYKPLYKNISESETSATVIANIEKLYTISVHAFDKKTLSGIPGVKVIIGTDSAFTNASGQAVLNILSGTYTLLLNSNNYSPYNQQLVIDITNVNLDISLSPIKYPISFIVSDILGNKIDGALITFKDTTLTTNSMGNAFGNFFSGNYSITISKPNYLPLNYWLSIIGAANEEVYLDDVSSFYSLDFTFVGDGPKDKILLNNNDVDFYYNNVLYGRFKTDILGNGTFQLPKGVFNYNVNREGYHSINKNFIVDGIISQIKDTLFQKTFGIIFNVKSQNTPIQNIAVTLNGYEPTTTNSLGVASFSSIGYEKNLSYSIQGIGFLSTSGFLDVINPLVIDLNIISDDIPVNSKKQIKIFPNPAADIVNIESDQLIRQVVIVNTLGNIVLKNNYPLSNHITILTRNFSPGVYVFMIYDKNFIPTNILIIKE; encoded by the coding sequence ATGAGAGTCTTTTTGTATTCGATTTTTTTTGTGGCATTAAGTAATCTTACGTTTGCTCAGGTTAAAGAAATTTCTTTAGCGAAGAGACATAATGCAACTAGCTCTATTTCTAAAAGTAATAGTGGCATAAAGTTAACATTTAATCATGATAACCTTCTTAGTAAAACAATCAATGAAAACGATGGTAATTCATATACAGATATCTGGATTAAGGGATCTTATCCAATGGGTGAACTAGGAACACCAAAACTACCTGCTTATAAGAAACTTATCAGAATTCCTAAAGGTAGTAAACCTGTTTTAAAGGTATTGTCCTATTCCGAAGAACTGATTAATCTTAAAGACAAAGGAATTTCAGGTTCATTGTACCCAAATCAACCATCCGTTCGAAAAGATCAAGACCCGACTAAGACAAAATTTGAGATAAGAAAAGATGTTTATTCTAAAACCTCTTTTTCGAATTCGCCGATCGCTACAATTGAAATTTTAGGAGATCTCAGATCAGCAACCATTGCTCGTTTAACCATTTCTCCTATAGATTATAATCCAGGTAATGGCTTAATTAAGGTTTATAATGATATTAGTGTTGATATCTCTTTTGCAGATATTAATAGTCAATCAGTAGATGACGTTTTTAAAGCAAAAACATACTCTCCTTACTTTGATGTTGTTTACAGGTCTTTGTTGGAATCATCAACAAGTACATATATCAACCACCCAGATCTCACCAAGTATCCTGTAAAAATGCTAATAGTTAGCGATAGGGCTTTTGAACAAACACTTCAACCTTTTATTGAATGGAAGAAACTTAAAGGATTCGATGTCAAAACAGTATATACAGATATAATTGGTAATTCAGCGGATCAAATTAAGTTATATATTCAACAGGAGTATAATTCTGCTACACCAGAAAGCCCAGCACCAACATTTTTAGTTATCGTGGGTGATGTTCAACAGGTTCCTGCGTCCGCAACAGGCTCATCTACTTCCTACGCAACAGATCTTTACTATGCAAGTGTTGACGGTGATATGTTTCCTGATATGTATTATGGCCGTTTGTCAGCAACAACACCATCGCAACTTGCTAATATCATTAATAAGGTTATTTACTATGAGAAGTACCAGTTTGAGGATCCACGATACCTGAATAATGTTACCCTTATTGCTGGAGTAGATGATTCGTGGAATTTCAAGGTTGGGCAGCCTCAAATTAAGTATGCAACAGCAAACTATTTTAACTCTGGTCATGGTTTTAATACTGTGAATGAATTTGGAGTAACGACAGATCCTAATAATCCTATCGCAAGTTCATCGTATTCAGGATGCTATGATGCTAGTAAGATTTCTGTAGGATTCATCAACTATACTGCACACGGGAGTGAAACGTCATGGGTTGAACCAAATCTTTCAAACGTTACAATTAGCGGATTTTCAAATACCAATAAATATCCACTGGCAATTGGAAACTGTTGTCTTTCTGGAAATTTTGGCACCACAGAATGTTTAGGAGAAGCATGGATTCGAGCACAAAACAAGGGGGCTGTTACCTATATTGGCTCCTGTCCAAATACATTTTGGCTTGAAGATTTTTATTGGGCTGTGGGAGCATTTCCCATGGTTGGGGAAAACAATGGTTACGTACCAACATCTCAGGAAACAACCACAGGTATGTACGATGCAACCTTTGTAAGTAGTTATGTAACCACTGGTGCAATGCTATTTGCAGGGAATCTTGCTGTTACAGAAGTTAATATTCAAGGTTACCCAAACACTGGATCATCGGCACTATATTACTGGCAGGCCTATAATATTTTAGGAGATCCTTCTATAATGCCCTATTTTACGGAAGCAGAACCCAATCAAGTTTTTCACAACTCAACCATAACTGTTGGTGAAAACGCTTTCTCAGTAAATGCACTAGAAAATTCTTATATCGCTATTTCAATGAACAATCAACTTATAGGAACTTCTTTTGTCAGTAAAACGGGTGATGTTAGTATTCCAATCACCCCGATCTCCTCCACGGGAGATCTTATTGTAGTGATTACACGCCCGCAAACAATTCCACAAATCGACACAATTCATGCAATATCACCAACAGGACCATTTCTTCTTTTAGATTCTTATTCAATTGACGATCATCTTTCGAATAATAATAAGAAGGCGGATTATAATGAAACTTTTAGTACAAACCTTAAAATTAAAAACATTGGTGTAGATGATGCAACATCTGTTAAAATAAAAATATTGGGTACAGATGATCATATTTCTATTAATGGTAATGATTCAATTGATGTTGCAAATATTTCTCATAATGAAGGTCTTAATATTTTAGATATTCCTGCAGCATTTTCATTTAAGGTAAACGAAAATGTTCCAGATCAATATATTGCAATTTTTACTCTAAACATATATAGCAATCAAGGTATTTGGACATCTAAACTTAGGATACTATTGAATTCTCCAATTTTATCGTTTGGTGATATAACAATAGATGATTCTTCTGCTGGCGGAAACAATGATAGTTTACTTAACATTGGGGAAACGGCTAAAGCATTGATTCGGGTTACTAACAAGGGACATGCTCTTGCAAAAGATCTTTCTTTTCAAGCAATCATTCCCGACAGTATAAAAAATATTTTAACCTTAAGCAATATTCTAACAGAGCCATTTTCGCTTGATGCCTATTCTTTTTCTTCTGTACCTTTTAGGGTGGCTGTAAATCCAATTCTTCAAACGGAACTTTCTCTTCCAATCACTTTAAATATTACTGTATTACATCCATCTGGATTATCCAAATCATTTGAAAAAATCATTAAAATTTCTGCAAAAGACAGTGTTAAGATTTCCAATGACACCCTTAAAACCTGCTATACCTATTTTTATGATACTGGTGGAAAAAACGGAAACTATAAAAACCTTGAAGACAAAACAATCACTTTTACTGCTCAAAAAGAGAACTGTTTTCTTAAAGTAAAGTTTCTGGCGTTCTCTACTGAATTGAATTACGATTTTCTTTCCATTTTTGATGGACCCAATTTGACTAGTCGGGAGATTACGGGCAGTCCTTTTTCAGGAGCAACATCTCCTTGTGAAATAATTTCCTCTGGGAGATCTCTAACCATTCGGTTTAAATCAGATGATAGTAATGTTTCCACAGGCTGGATTGCAACTGTTGAATGCGTTGAGCCACAAATACCAAACTGTGTATCATCACCCACTCCCTTAGATGGGGAGCAATCCGTTCAATCGGGTATTTTAACATGGTCACCCACACAATATGGAACTTTTTATGATGTTTATATGGGTTTATCACCTTCGAATTTAACATATGCGGGGAGAGTAGAAAAACCAGAATTCGATTTTAAGCCTGAAAAAAGCAAAACATACTATTGGAAAATTCTCCCTGGAAACTTAGTAGGTATAAACAATTCTGCTTGCAGTACTTGGTCATTCACAACCGATGCAATAGCGAGTTCTTCTAGCATTAGCATGTCAACCAATACGATAGCGGTAGACACCATGCTTTTTTATGATTCAGGCGGAGCACTTCTGAATTATAGCAATAATGAAAATCACACATTAACCTTTAAACCAAAATATTCAGGAACTTATGTTAATGCACAGTTTTTATCATTTACTGTTGAGGGTGATAATTGTAAATGGGATAAGCTAACCGTTTACGATGGATTAACAACATCCAGCCCCATTTTAGGATCTTATTGTAGCACAAACACCCCAGGGATTATTCAATCGGGTAATACAGATGGTGCGCTTACATTTCAATTTCAATCAGACGATAACACAACTTTTAGTGGCTGGAAGGCAATAGTAAAATCAACTGGTGCAGTAATATTCAAGACTCTTACAATAAAAGTTCAAAGTAATTCTACCCCAATAGCAAATGCTAGCGTAAATATTGGTGGTGTAATCAAAGCTACAGATAATAATGGTTACGCTTACTTTACCATCGCAAGTGGTGATTTAAGTATATCCGTTAATGTTCCGGGATACAAACCTTTATATAAAAACATTAGTGAATCGGAAACGAGTGCTACAGTAATAGCAAATATTGAAAAACTATATACAATTAGTGTACATGCTTTTGACAAAAAAACTTTAAGTGGTATTCCTGGAGTAAAAGTTATTATTGGAACTGATTCTGCATTTACTAATGCCTCAGGACAAGCAGTATTAAATATTTTATCAGGCACTTACACTTTACTGTTAAATTCCAACAACTATTCTCCTTATAATCAACAATTAGTAATTGATATTACAAATGTTAATCTTGATATTTCTCTTAGCCCTATAAAGTACCCAATCTCATTTATTGTTTCAGATATTCTAGGTAATAAGATCGATGGTGCCTTAATAACCTTTAAAGACACAACACTTACAACAAATAGTATGGGAAATGCTTTTGGAAATTTCTTCTCAGGAAATTATTCTATCACTATCTCAAAACCAAATTACCTTCCTTTAAACTATTGGTTATCAATAATTGGTGCAGCTAATGAAGAAGTATATCTTGATGATGTATCCTCGTTTTACTCTCTTGATTTCACTTTTGTAGGAGACGGTCCTAAAGATAAAATTCTATTAAACAATAATGATGTTGATTTTTATTACAATAACGTACTTTATGGACGTTTTAAAACAGACATACTGGGTAATGGAACGTTTCAATTACCTAAAGGTGTCTTCAACTATAATGTGAATCGTGAAGGATATCATTCAATTAACAAGAACTTTATTGTTGATGGAATAATTTCACAAATAAAAGATACTCTATTTCAAAAGACCTTTGGGATAATATTTAATGTGAAGTCTCAAAACACTCCTATTCAAAACATCGCGGTAACTCTTAATGGCTATGAGCCAACAACAACAAATTCGCTTGGTGTAGCATCATTCTCAAGTATTGGTTACGAGAAAAATCTATCATACTCTATTCAAGGAATTGGTTTTCTCAGTACATCTGGGTTCCTTGACGTTATCAATCCACTTGTTATTGATCTTAATATAATTTCAGATGATATTCCTGTAAACTCAAAAAAACAAATTAAGATCTTCCCGAATCCGGCAGCAGACATCGTTAATATAGAATCCGACCAGCTAATAAGACAAGTGGTTATTGTTAACACATTGGGAAATATCGTTCTAAAAAACAACTATCCTTTAAGTAATCACATTACGATCTTAACAAGAAATTTTAGTCCTGGAGTATATGTTTTTATGATCTATGATAAGAATTTTATCCCCACAAATATTTTGATAATCAAAGAGTAA